The Raphanus sativus cultivar WK10039 chromosome 2, ASM80110v3, whole genome shotgun sequence genome includes a region encoding these proteins:
- the LOC108840384 gene encoding uncharacterized protein LOC108840384 gives MGNYASSALSKTSSSLSSSSAARVILPDGEVRRIHEPTKAAELMMEIPSFFLVDAKSLKIGRKLNPLAADDDLELRGCQVYVTFPMARATSAANASDMARLFAAAKKQQRRRVGVKSSRVGTAVKHCHNGRVSPDGEVEDVGVMWAGSKLRLEDIEEFSAAEFMHRISISKSKKPKLETIDEESLS, from the coding sequence ATGGGAAACTATGCTTCTTCCGCTCTAAGCAAAACCTCGTCCTCGTTGTCTTCTTCATCGGCGGCGAGAGTGATTCTCCCGGACGGTGAAGTCCGTCGTATTCACGAACCAACTAAAGCCGCAGAGCTTATGATGGAGATTCCTAGCTTCTTCCTCGTCGACGCCAAGTCGTTAAAAATAGGCCGTAAGCTCAACCCTTTAGCCGCCGATGACGATCTTGAACTCAGAGGCTGCCAAGTGTACGTAACTTTCCCCATGGCCCGTGCCACGTCAGCAGCCAACGCTTCGGACATGGCTAGGTTATTCGCAGCCGCCAAGAAACAGCAACGCCGTCGTGTCGGAGTCAAGTCTTCCCGTGTCGGAACAGCCGTGAAACATTGTCACAACGGAAGGGTGTCGCCGGACGGAGAAGTGGAAGACGTCGGGGTGATGTGGGCGGGATCAAAGCTGAGATTGGAAGATATCGAAGAGTTTTCAGCGGCGGAGTTTATGCATAGGATCTCGATATCAAAATCTAAGAAGCCAAAGTTAGAAACTATAGATGAAGAATCTTTGTCTTAA